The following nucleotide sequence is from Mytilus edulis chromosome 13, xbMytEdul2.2, whole genome shotgun sequence.
TTCAATTACATCTTTTATTGCGTCAACTTGTATACAGTTACCCTGATGAtttctattttaaagattttaccatttttgcgttcatgtacttacaacgtatttttgtcggaattagtaattgttttagatatgtatattgataatgaacatacTTGTATCACATTTTTACaacgtataatttctttttaaaatgtgccataaaagagggtctgattggggtttacggaatacagaataatgggcaaaaattgcagaataaaatgcaaaaaaagaaaaagtgtataatgaggtgctaaaatataaagaataaagaatattggtaatactaaataaaaaaattgtgataattatccagactcttacgataaaaagaatctatcaatacgaaacacataatcatcgtgcataatcaacacgaagaacgttggaaattattattagcatgataacttgacgttatataataaaaactacgacgtcacgaatttttatggttttttttgtcaaaatgttggGTGTGCGTCGCTTCTACAGGGAAAAAGATGTcggtgaccatattttttttaatataatctaattcgtaagacaaagaagaaaaaaatattaatttaaaaaaaaattctatggagcgCTTCTCGTGATTTATACTAGAAaccgaaaattgtagaagaaaaatatagatttactCTATATATTCAATGCaatttagtaccctctcggaccattttaaaaatggatttttcttgaaaacgaagtcggtgacatatacttttttttttacattttctaatgtatattttcaatatctaattgagttctaagttttaaaaaaatctatggactagtttatttactgatccttgaccttaagaaatgcattatttaaaatataaggtTATGATGAGTATACAAAACGAAAGAGCAAACGTGGAAAATTTTGCAGCCTTTTTCAAAGTATACATACATTTTGAATTAATGTCTTCTACTAAGTAACGGTTATAGTGATCGATAGTTAGAAATATGTTTTCGTTTTCTCCAAAACTATATGACAAAAGCGTGACGAATATGCGTTCTGGAgattttaaggtggtatgggagtctaaaataaaaatgatagaatttgttcatattttgccaaaacgtagtatctattgataaatgttcaaaaatataataaaaacgataggtcaccgcgcattttctcaagctacaagacgtgacaaaatgacacattttgtatggattatacaggaaaaaacaccattttgtgattagaaactaaacaacatgatagaattgttaaatacttaaggaaaagatgGCTTTCAGACAAtgttttgagaatatcaaaagaaaagatatggtCACCGTACGTCTTTTCcggttaaaatacaaaatatgaaaatttcatgtagaatccttcagaaaatgtaCTGTTTTAGAGTTACATCCCCTtcaaatgccaatttaaaaaaaaattaaaaacaaccaaaaataatcaacatttgcaaaaatattaatatttataagttataatcttataaattggttcttttaaatgaaaatttacattaaatatctgcattcctgcaacAAGTTTTGCTAGCTTGATAGAAAAtatggacctttgattctctgttttttacaatccaagatggaggaagacaccaaTACCACCTTAATGGcaacataatatacagtttaagACGCGGAAGATACAATGTACACATTCAAAACTTTAAAGTCAAaggaaaactgacaacgccattacACAAATCGGAAGACGAAGCGCagacaaataataaaacaaacttcCACCTAGAAAAGTAAAGTCTGAACAACATGTTCCCAATTGGCGGTAATTTCATGtgcaataaaaaaatcataaaaatctcTGTAACTGTGGTGTCCATTATTTTACTTTCAATGCGATAGATGATATCAGCAAAGTTGCTTTACTTTGAAAGGTTCAGGGATTGACATATATTGTCTATATAGTGTAACTTGAAATTAAAGAGCAATGTctgattctttatatttttctttttattcgcAATAGATGACGTATGCGACATacaaggcttaaattaaaatattgtttgtttgccctttaccgaccgaccctatcaattcgttccgcctgaaaatcttttatttgtatttaccagcaagattttattttattttattttttcgttcctacccaaaatcttatatttgtatttcccgctcaaaacttttttaccggaatcctcgggttttatctttacgtataaggtccagtccgtttggtatcacctgagcgtttgacatgaacacttgcatttgaagtttcaaagcatttgtttgaaatcgatgttgaacgctttctgaaatcatgatatgaagtacgttactctgtacctttaaacttaaagagcagggttcatttacaaaaaagttcgtttgatacaaaagtattaacgtgtgtacaaactaatttgtaaacggacgttgtcTTCTATGTAGtgatggccttttgtgatccgcatatcagaatgattatgttaacgatgccgctaaattatttatatctgacatgaaccaaaagtgacaaaaccctgtaaagtggagaatatctggcagtaaaatcgccaagttttccatacagatcatttataaatgtgatgcaaaatatgtgacaattgagttttaagtcttattatagcatttttattggaaaaaaggCACAAACGAAATTtgtaacactctagggactttttctactagtaatatatgtctgcccggacattatcttaccagtacaaagttatctcttatatatttttttttcaaaactaatagtcccagcggaaaacttatttgcaaaaaaaaaacggacaaaaaaaatgacattatgcagattttgtatctataaaataaaatattttacctacctgcctacccatgacaaataatataccgagccaagttatttttttggggaaaaaaataaaatattttacctacctacctaccctgtttcaaaacttagggtcggaaaagggcaaacaaacaatattttaatttaggcccaaaataaaagaacaagtcgGTTAGAAAAGTAGCTCAAAAAATGTATGTGACAATTGGGTTAAAGGAGCACTAGCTGTCAACATTTATGtttaccgatttgactcaaatactcatatttatttaataacaataaaaaacatttatccacactataaaaagtctaaaataaacatttaacagGGCATGGACTCTATAATGTAAATCTAATTTTCGtctgtattttagtctagacgccatctaattaactatcgagttgaccttcgAAGGTCATGTTAGCAATATtaacatcaatgtaaatataaatagattaatCGAACACTTGAAATTTTATTGGGAAGATAATTGTGTAATTTATATCATTACGAAATATATTTTTTAGCAAACATGCGGAATGTAAGGATGTACAGATGCACATACGTACCAACATATATCGATAAATGGTTAAACTTAACATTTAAAGGACACATTAAAGGGAAAGGGCACGATTTTAACTGCTACGTATCTtcaacaacatatataaacatGTTGTTGAAGATACACTTATATCTCAACTATGCGACATCGTGTAGATGAACAGACTGATGTTGTATGCAacatataacatttatatattcaTAACGATTTCTTAATGTTTCTCTAATGAAAGTTTTTTAGTTGTAGCATTTTTCATTTCGAAAAACCTACCTTTGATCAGAACGTTTATACACGTGGCTAAATCTATCTCCCCTAATTCAGCTGTTCGTATTTTGTTTAGCCTAGCAATGTAAGATTCCCTTGGTTGTAACAAAAACTCAAACCGTTCCGTCAGCCTAGTAAGTTGTTGAATCCTTTCGTTGTACTCACTGTCAGACATTTGAAACTGACTGGAATGCTGTAGTTTATTTCTGATCAACCGTATTCTCTCGACATCGTCTCCAGTGTTTGTTTGAATTGATTCGTTGGGAAATCGCTGACCTCCCCATCCATTAGATGGTACTCTCAGATTTTGTCCCCTTATCTTGCTATATAAATCGGTAATATTACTTTCATCTCTTGGTTTTAGTCCTACATAGTTATCATGAAGTaacaattcatataaaatatcgCACATCAATTCTGTCGAAATTTTTTGAATCCGTATAAAGTTCATACTTTCGTCTGTTAACTTTGATATTTTGTCCTAAAATATTCAAAGATTAGGCATAACATAATAGAACTTAATTAGTATCTTGATCCTCTATGGTTGTGatcattaaaaaacaaattacgGGTTTTGATATGACTCGACAAACTGTTTATCTATAAAGTGTAGATTGTTATCCATCAAAAACtgtgaatataattatatattgttcAAGTAACTAAACCTAAATACAGGGTTCGATCCCTTCTTTTTCGTACCTTGATGGGTTTATTTATTATGGATTTTATAGTTGGAACATCGGTGAGCTAATGGGATTCATATCTGAATATAGACCAAGGCAACAGTAGTGTGCAGCTgctcaatagtcataaatcgatttaattgagacaaatccgggtcacaaaccaaatgCGAGGGTAACACATCAactgttagaaaaaaaaactcttaAAAGAGATGCATCTCACACTTGTGGTACTGCTACTCATGGTTTAGATTTTAAATGTGAACGATTCATTAAAAAACTAAGACTACAGCAACAAATCCGCTGAAAACTTGTAATACAGACCTTTGTTTTTAAAGTTGATTTTGAAAAATGTATACAACATATGCTGTTCATTTAAAGTTACTGAAAATGGTGTAATcaatgtaacaattttaaaatgtttttaaatggtccactgaatatagataATAATCATGAACAACCTCAGAAGTGCGAAAATTCTTATTAAAGACATTACCTCTCCTCGGTTGAAGGCCCATGTTTTTCGGATTTTTTCTGTGGAATGAGTGTACCCATGAACATTACAATAGAATTTTTTCTCGGTGTTGACTAAGGGACCTAGTTCAACCATGCCTTCCAGACTTGTACTTTCACTAAATTGGCATTTCACTTTCAGAATGTAATTTTTCAAGGAGTCTAATCTGTATTTTCTTTGTATGTACGTTAAGTCATCTTCGATATCAAGGCGTATTCGTTGTCCTGAACAGGTTATAGTTGTGTTCCATCTCCAAATTTGCACCTGGATAGTATTTTGGTATTTGCAAAGGAATAACTTTTCGCAGCCGGTGAAATCGATGTCAAACACGCATGCGCCTCGGTATAACGCTTTCCTGGATGATGACGAACTTTCGTTGCTTAAATTGTACCTTCGAAGTAAATAAACAACAaggtgacaaaaaaaaaacacaggtgGTAAAAACTCAAATTCGAAACAAAGAATGGATGTTTTTTCTTGCCCAACAAAATTATTGGTAATACTTTCAATAGCAGATGATTTTACTATGCAAGGAACACAATACAGTTTCTCATGTTCTTTCTGACGAACAACATTTGGCATTTCCACGACAATATCGTATTTTTCTAATAAGTGCATGATATGTTCTTGATTGTGTGCTAATTCTGGGTCCTTTTGCTGGAATATTGTTTGTATCATTTTCATACCTATGTATCCAGATTCTTCATAATCCTTCCAATTCAATTGTAAATTTTCTGAAATAAAGTCTCTTGCTGAAACAATACATCGGAGAGCTTTGACAAACCAGTTTGGATTGATGATTATAAAATCAGGTACATCGTCAAAATAAATGACTGTTCCAAGATCATGGTGAAATTTCAAGAacattttaaattcatcttcATCTACTATAAGACAATGCCTTTCGTCACTTATTTCCTTAATGCTTTGAAACGATAATATATTTTTACCCATTTTTCTATGCTTGTTAAGTTCATTTTCTAAAGGGATCCATTTCAAAGGCATTTCTACGCCCcagttttcttgttttgttgaAATATCGTAGATATACTTTCTGATGTTTGGAATTTCTTTTCTGTAATTTTGCTCATCAGTATTAGATAGAAAGAAATGTTTCCGAAAATGTCCTCTTTTTTCATCCCTCTGCACCACGTTGTTTAGATCTTCCTGGTACTTTGATTTTACACCATCTAGGTTATCCTTGAAATTAACAAAACGGAATAAGCAAGATTTTTTTAAGATTAATCAGAAAGCAACGCTCATACACATAAGTGTGTAACATGAAATAagtaaaaaagatgatattttaattagttgttaatggcttttaactagctgtcagtaactgcgagtactttcagtTCTgtatttaaggattttttttgtatgttttggatGTATAAATATCCTGCTCCGTCCAGTCGGTGTTTTTATGCTTTGTTTTCTATATGTGACTGTCtgaagtcaggatcctgtaattgagtgattgttgtttgttgctgttgatcatatattttgtttgcttATTGTTTTGTATAGTTCTTGTCTTGTCCTGTTGCACCACTGTCACATGATGAGGTGGGAGGTTGGTGTCCGCTTACATGTTTACATGCATGTCCGGTGCAAAATGAAAAGGATTAGTGTCGAAATCGCGATATtagataaagacaacagtagtatatcgctgttcgaaattcataaatcgattgagaaaaaaacaaatccgggctacaaactaaaactgagggaaacacatcaaatataagaggagaactacgacaaaccgaaacacaacattaaaaggtaacacacacagaaacgaactataatataacaatgaccattttcttgacctggtacaggacattttaataacaaaaaatggtgagttgaacctggttttgtggcatgccaaacctcccgcttttatggcaatgttaaatataacattaaaatgacattacatgataggactacaatacaaataaatgggagaacatataggacagagaaacacacgaataatagttAACAAAAGGCGCCAGGCCTAAATTAAACatgctagacgcgcgtttcgtcaactcaagactaaccagtgacgctctgatgaaaaaagtccgaaagccaaaacaagtaaaaagtcgAAGAGCACTGAgtaccaaaagttccaaaaagttgtgcccaatacggccagggttttctgcctgggaaaagaacatccttattatttagaataactctgtgcaaacagtaaatttctataaaatgaccatacaattgatataaatgataaaaccggtgactaactacaaaataaaaacggATAGATAAATAACCTAAACTAGCATATCAAAATTCACAGCCGCGTTAGCCAAATCGATAAACGCACAAATttaagtgacgtcacatttgaagtTCTAAACATTTACCCAAAAATAGGATAGAATtaggatagaattcaagattaggtttgtaacgttgatataacatttattaataacaatgaagattacaatactaattaatatcaaatagTGGTAGtgataaaataattaatttttattatctaactatgtcggtatttcttctaaatcaaactaaaccaaatatatcgtataaatttagttgaaccaaactaaaatcttataaatgaactggatgattaATTATCAATGTTAACACGACATCGTGTTAACATCGTCAACATTGTaagaactcttatatattgttgaCACAAAATTGATtgacgatgtgaacgatgtaaacacaaaGGTATAGACTTGGTTTACAATATAATTaggaactcttatatattgttgatatataattcagtggttgtcgttcgttaCTGTATATTATGTTTGTATTTCGTTCATTcctttttacataaatcaggccacttgtttttcgtttgaattttcatttcgggatcttttatagctgactatgcggtatgggttttgataattgttgaagactgcacggtgacctatagatgattacttctatgtcatttgatgTTTTGTGGAGGGTGGCCTCTTTATGAGTTGTACCTAATCAGCATTGTTTTtgtatcatataaatataaataaaatgtagtcACAAAGTCATACAAGATAAAGTGtatatcaaaataagtgtttaagGTTTCTAATTAAAGATTACACCTGTCTATATAAATTGATTTGATATCTTGCTTAAATTTGTCAGctaatattattatttgtaactAAAAATAGAGCTCTTGCAAATGTGTatcttttttctaaaacaaaacacTGTACGATAAATTAATTTTCGTTGATcgtgtaaaaaatgtattttcgttgatatttgatttcgtggttttgccaaagtctgcatacaacctATAGAATATGTATActtctttgaacatttaaattggtAAATCACCTTTACCCAAtaattcacgaaaattgataaccCACGTATTAAAATGAATCCACGGTGTGGAGTTTGTATGTGTTAAAACGATGCCTGTGGGGAAAATGCCAATGACTAAACAGTCAATTACAAACCATAAAAAAAGACATTTAGACAGGTTGAGAATAAATTTTACTAAGAGGACTATCAAAAACCGAGGAACAATATTGAATACCACTTTCAAGGCGCACAGCTATAGGAAAGTCAcatattaaatttttgattttgcattttccTCATTTAATTGATAGAGGGGCAATGTTCagattttatcagattttttgcTACACTCACAGGTGTCGCTTGTTTCTTTTTTATAGCTTGTAAA
It contains:
- the LOC139500616 gene encoding uncharacterized protein, with protein sequence MMTEENENVNYMFSDNFDTPEETIDFFSIVPFTLPIDKEFHIFISYMTVEPDRLIALKIDRMLRSNGFKCCLHERDFIPGDLIVNNIVHNIERSVKVVFLVSEKSRASEWCQFEFNVTETLNIQEGGYKPLILKLDECDLPVTMKRYTYLPAVSPPEKWIRRLAKAINDQTGSNNYFLHFSVNEIERFRQLVETGSEQRHYVRVVVVGEQGAGKSCLVHRLLDKDIKDVVSTDCLDIQVNACGVDLDTTEWCFIKEDYFSGITRLGQKLKNVKPKSNSDVVLDRRKETSNTDTHAVCKLTKADTPDNMKSSAEEISRTGNDFHWKESLSQVYAVKPFNRRLACVSFWDFAGHTEYYPTHQLFLSRTCIVLLVTDITKTIGDLSRKNLSGHFMDVLEQPMENVAGYIDYWSSCIHTFGYTCPDSVLNPPIIVVTTHTDTIQDNLDGVKSKYQEDLNNVVQRDEKRGHFRKHFFLSNTDEQNYRKEIPNIRKYIYDISTKQENWGVEMPLKWIPLENELNKHRKMGKNILSFQSIKEISDERHCLIVDEDEFKMFLKFHHDLGTVIYFDDVPDFIIINPNWFVKALRCIVSARDFISENLQLNWKDYEESGYIGMKMIQTIFQQKDPELAHNQEHIMHLLEKYDIVVEMPNVVRQKEHEKLYCVPCIVKSSAIESITNNFVGQEKTSILCFEFEFLPPVFFFCHLVVYLLRRYNLSNESSSSSRKALYRGACVFDIDFTGCEKLFLCKYQNTIQVQIWRWNTTITCSGQRIRLDIEDDLTYIQRKYRLDSLKNYILKVKCQFSESTSLEGMVELGPLVNTEKKFYCNVHGYTHSTEKIRKTWAFNRGEDKISKLTDESMNFIRIQKISTELMCDILYELLLHDNYVGLKPRDESNITDLYSKIRGQNLRVPSNGWGGQRFPNESIQTNTGDDVERIRLIRNKLQHSSQFQMSDSEYNERIQQLTRLTERFEFLLQPRESYIARLNKIRTAELGEIDLATCINVLIKEVPRFVAWLHGRQPNLSKKRNFWRQRWIWKIGLGVLGIMLQPERSIFSWLID